From Pseudomonas arsenicoxydans:
GAGGATTATTCCAGTCGCGTGCTCAAGCAGTTGAATTACGTCGGCGTGATGGCGTTCGAGTTCTTTGAAGTCGACGGTGGCCTCAAGGCCAATGAAATCGCCCCGCGTGTGCACAACTCCGGGCACTGGACTACCGAAGGTGCTGAATGCAGCCAGTTCGAAAACCACCTGCGGGCCATTGCCGGTCTGCCGCTGGGTTCGACGGCCAAGGTCGGCGAGAGCGCGATGCTCAACTTCATCGGCAAAGTGCCTGAGACGGAAAAAGTCCTGGCCATCGCCGATTGCCATCTGCATCACTACGGCAAGGCGTTCAAGGTCGGCCGCAAAGTTGGTCACGCCAACCTGCGTTGTGCAAACCGCGAGACGCTGGCTACACAGATCCTCAAGGTCGAAGCACTGATCGCCGAATAAATAGTTTCATGTAGCAGCGGCGGAACCATTCAGGGGCTGCCGTTCTCTCATGGCAGGATGCGAAAGTCTGACTAGGCTTTCGCTAGGTGTCCAAATCAGAGGGAAATGCCATGGGAATTATCGGAACCATCTTTATCGGCTTGATCGTCGGCCTGCTGGCCCGGTTCCTGAAACCGGGCGATGACAGCATGGGTTGGATCATGACCATCCTGCTCGGTATCGGCGGTTCGCTGGCGGCCACTTATGGCGGTCAGGCTCTGGGCATCTACCAGGCCGGTCAAGGCGCGGGCTTCATCGGTGCGCTGGTCGGTGCGGTGGTATTGCTGGTGATCTACGGCTTGATCAGAAAGAACTGATTTAAGCGACAAAGCCCTCTCTGCGCGGCGCGCGGGGAGGGCTAGAATGCTTGGCGTTACACAGTCCTTTCCTTTACCGAGCTCCTCCATGCGCCGTCTTTTGTTGACTCTCCTCTTACTGGGCAGTGGTTTGGCCCACGCTGGCGAACTGCCGGAAACCGACTGGCTCGAACTGATGCCCAAGTCGGATCAGAAAGCCCTCGAGGCCATGCCTGAAATCGACCACAACTCACCCGAAAGCGATGGCACCTTTACCCAAAAGGGTGGCATGAAGCAGAGCAAAGGCCTGCCGGCAGTGATGTATTCGACCAAGACCGTGCCGTCGATGAACGACAAGAACATCCGCATCGGCGGGTATCCGGTGCCGCTGGAGTCCGATGC
This genomic window contains:
- a CDS encoding DUF3299 domain-containing protein; translation: MRRLLLTLLLLGSGLAHAGELPETDWLELMPKSDQKALEAMPEIDHNSPESDGTFTQKGGMKQSKGLPAVMYSTKTVPSMNDKNIRIGGYPVPLESDAKGRSTLFFLVPYPGACIHVPPPPPNQLVLVRYPKGLKLNDIYTPLWVTGTLKIEKVNNDLADAAYALDAANVRVVKESDL
- a CDS encoding GlsB/YeaQ/YmgE family stress response membrane protein — its product is MGIIGTIFIGLIVGLLARFLKPGDDSMGWIMTILLGIGGSLAATYGGQALGIYQAGQGAGFIGALVGAVVLLVIYGLIRKN